The genomic interval ATCAACGCCCAGCTGACCAACGTCCGCGAGATGCTGGCGACCCTCACGGGTGCCGCGGTCGCCGCCACCGGCTCGCCCGCCACCGACGACGAGCCGGTCTCCCGGGGCGTCCCGGCCCAGCAGTCCCGGTAACACCCGGACGGGCGACCGGACCACGGCGAAGCCCTCTGCCACTGCGGTGGCAGAGGGCTTCGTCCCGTTCTAGCGTGGCCGCATGATCGAGCTGGAGGGGCTGACCAAGCGGTACGGCGAGAAGGTGGCGGTGGACAACCTGACCTTCACCGTCCGGCCGGGCATCGTCACGGGCTTCCTCGGCCCGAACGGCGCCGGCAAGTCGACCACCATGCGGATGATCCTGGGGCTCGACCACCCGACGGCCGGTGATGTGCGCATCGACGGCACCTCCTACGACCGGCTCCAGGACCCGCTCACGGACATCGGGGCACTGCTGGAGGCCAAGGGGGTGCACCCGGGGCGCAGCGCCTACCACCACCTGCTGTGGCTCGCGCAGAGCAACGGCATCCCCGAGCGGCGGGTGGGCGAGGTGCTGGACACCGTCGGCCTGACGGCGGTGGCGCGGAAGAAGGCCAAGGGGTTCTCGCTCGGCATGGGGCAGCGGCTCGGCATCGCCGCCGCGCTGCTCGGCGACCCGCGGATCCTGATGTTCGACGAGCCGGTCAACGGCCTCGACCCCGAGGGCATCCACTGGATCCGCACGCTGATGAAGTCGCTGGCCGAGCAGGGCCGCACGGTGTTCGTCTCCTCCCACCTGATGAGCGAGATGGCCCTGACCGCGGACCACCTCGTCGTCATCGGGCAGGGCCGGCTGCTCGCCGACACCTCGATGGCCCAGTTCATCGAGCGCAACTCCCGCTCCTACGTCCGGGTGCGCACCCCGCAGCGGGAGGCGCTGCTGGACGCGCTGCACCAAGGCGGCGTCACCGCGGTGGACGGCGCGGACGGGACGCTGGAGGTGGACGGGACGCCCGCCGGGCGGATCGGCGAGCTGGCCGCCCGCAACGGTGTGGTGCTGCACGAACTGAGCCCGCAGCAGGCCTCCCTGGAGGATGCCTTCATGCAGTTGACGGCGGAGTCGGTGGAGTACCACGCGCACACCGGCGCGCCGCTGCCGCCGCAGCAGTGGGGCGAGAGCTGGAGGAAGGGCCGAGCATGACGACGGCACAGGTCGTACGGTCGGAGTGGACCAAAATCCGGTCGGTGGCGTCCACCGTGTGGACGCTGTCGACCGCGGTGATCGTCACCGTCGCCCTCGGCATGCTGATCTCCGCGCTGGCGAGGAACGAGTTCGACGACCTCGGCGAGCGGGAGAGACTCGCCTTCGACCCGACGTTCATCAGCTTCGCCGGGACCAGCCTGGGCCAGCTCGCAATGATCGTGTTCGGTGTGCTGGTGGTGTCGAACGAGTACAGCACCGGGATGATCCGCGCCTCGCTGGCCGCCGTGCCCAGGCGCGGCGTCTTCCTGTTCAGCAAGCTCGCCGTGGCCACCGCGCTGGCGTTCGTGGTCGGCATGGCCACCAGCTTCGCCACCTTCTTCCTGGGCCAGCTGATGCTCGGTGACCTCAAGGCGTCCATCGGCGACGAGGGGGTGCTGCGCGCGGTGATCGGCGGCGGGCTGTACATGACGCTGATCGCGCTGTTCTCCATGGGCGTCGCCGCGATGCTGCGCTCCCCCATGCTGTCGCTGGGCGTCCTGATGCCGTTCTTCTTCCTGATCTCCAACATCCTCGGCAACGTCAGCGCCACCGAGAAGGTCGGCCGGTTCCTGCCCGACCAGGCGGGCAGCAGGATCATGCAGGTGGTCACCCCGGTGGACGACGACACCCCGTACGGCCCCTGGGGCGGCCTGGGCATCATGGCGCTGTGGGTGATCGCGGCGGTCATCGGCGGGTACGTGCTGCTGAAGCGGCGTGACGCGCAGTGAGCGACCGGACCGGATCCGTTCCGGTCCGTCCCTGACGCGCCCTTGGGCGGAACCGTCAGCGCCCCGATAAGCTCCTAACCCTTACGGGGGGCGTGTGCCCCGCTGTCCTGAACCTTTCGATGGGTGCGGAGCATGATCGAGGCAGTCGGCCTGACCAAGCGGTACGGCGACAAGACCGCTGTGTACGACCTTTCCTTCCAGGTGCGTCCCGGCGCCGTCACGGGTTTCCTGGGCCCCAACGGCTCGGGCAAGTCGACGACGATGCGGATGATCCTCGGTCTGGACAACCCCACGGCGGGCCGGGTCACGATCTGCGGCCACCCCTACGGCAAGCTGCCCAACGCCCCCCGTCAGGTCGGCGCGCTGCTGGACGCCAAGGCGGTGCACGGCGGCCGGTCCGCCCGCAACCACCTGCTCAGCCTGGCCCAGCTGTCGGGCATCCCGGCCCGCCGGGTGGACGAGGTGCTGGGCGTGGTGGGCCTGCACGAGGTGGCCCGCCGGCGCTCCAAGGGCTTCTCCCTCGGCATGGGGCAGCGCCTGGGCATCGCCGCCGCGCTGCTGGGCGACCCGCAGGTGCTGCTGTTCGACGAGCCGGTCAACGGGCTCGACCCCGAGGGCATCCTCTGGGTGCGCAACCTGATGAAGTCGCTGGCCGCCGAGGGCCGCACGGTGTTCGTCTCCTCCCACCTGATGAGCGAGATGGCGCTGACCGCCGACCACCTCATCGTGATCGGCCGCGGCCGGCTCATGGCGGACATGAGCGTGAAGGACTTCATCTCCGCCAACTCCGCCGACTTCGCCCGGGTGCGCACGCCGGACACGGAGCCCCAGCAGCGCGAGAAGCTGTCCGCGGCGATCACCGAGGCCGGCGGCCATGTGCTGCCCGAGCAGGACGGCGCGCTGCGGGTGACGGGACTGCCGCTGCCCCGGATCAGCGACATCGCCCACGAGCACGAGGTACGGCTGTGGGAGCTGTCGCCGCACCAGGCCTCCCTGGAGGAGGCGTACATGCGGATGACGCAGGGCGCCGTCGACTACCGCTCGACCACCGACCAGAAGGAAGGGCTGCAGCAGCCGCTGCCGCCGGGCGCGCAGCCGCCGGTTCCGGTGCCGGGCCAGGGCCAGCCCGGCTGGTACGCCCCGCCGCCGCCCCAGCAGGGCGGGCAGCCCTTCGCCCCGCCGCAGGCCGCCCCCGCGGGCCCCTACGGAGCTCCCGCGTCCCCCGGGTCCGCTCCGGGCGCCCCGAACCCGTACGCGCAGCCTCCGCAGGCGCCGCAGAGCGCCCCGCCGGCCGCTCCCCCGGCCGCGGCTGCCGCACCCCCGTCCGCCCCCACCGCCGAGCCGACGAAGTCCGAGGAAGCCCGATGAGCACGCCCCAGCCCCCGATGCCGCAGAGCGCCGCACCCGAGTGGCAGGCAGCACCCGGCGCCGCACCCTCCGCCCCCGGCCCGGCGTACCCCACCTACACCTCGCCCATCCCGGTGGTGCGCGCCCACCTCGGGCACGCGCTCGCCTCCGAGTGGACGAAGCTCAAGTCGGTGCGCTCGACCCTGTGGACGCTGGGCGTGTTCGTCGCGCTCGTGGTCGGCATCGGTCTGCTCACCGGCGCGCTGATCATGAACGCCGACCCGGACCTGGGCGGCGAGAGCCCGCTGTCGCTGGGCTTCTTCGGACTGCTGCTGGGCTCCATGTGCCTCATCACGCTCGGCGTGCTGACCACCGCCTCCGAGTACGGCACCGGCATGATCCGCACGACGATGGTCGCCTGCCCCAGCCGCGGCCGGGTGCTCGCGGCGAAGGCCGTGGTGTTCTTCCTGGTCGCCTTCGTCACGACCCTGGTGTGCGCCACGCTCGTCGGCCTGCTGCACGTGTCGCTGCTGGAGGAGTACAACGCCGCGGAGCCCACCGGCGAGGAGTGGCTGAAGGGCACGCTCGGCGTCTCGCTCTACCTGGCGCTGCTCGGCACCCTGTCGCTGGCGGTCGGATCGGTCGTGCGGCACTCGGCGGGCGCCATCACCATCATGATCGCCGCGGTGCTGGCCCCGCTGGTGATCGCGCTGTTCATGTTCTCCGAATCGCTGAGGGACGTGCAGCAGGCGCTGTTCGAGTACTCCATCCCGAACCAGATGAGCATCTTCTACGCCAACTCCCTGTCGCAGTCCGGCCCGTCCGGCTGGGACCCGCTGTGGATCATGCTGGCCGTCACGGCGGCCGCGCTCGCCGCGGCGTTCGCCCTGCTGCGGAAGCGGGACGTCTAGCGACGCGGAGGGCCGCTCAGAACCTCGGCGCGTTACGGGACCGCTGCACCCGCGTGGTGCGGCGGTCCTTCGCGTTCCAGCAGGAGGTGTGCCAGTGCCGGCGGTCGTCGGCGCCCGCGTGCTCGGGCCAGGCCACCACGTGCGGCACCCCGTCCGGGATCAGCTGGTCGCAGCCCGGGCACCGGTAGGACTTGCCGCGGGCGCTGCTGCCCGCCACGTGCCGCACGCTCCAGTCCTCGCCTCGCCAGGGCTCCGTGGACTGCCAGCCGCCGTAGCGCCCGGAGCGGTCGTCCTCGGCGCTCCGGCCGGAAGAACCGGCTCCCTTGGGTCGGTTGCGACGCGGGGACACAGGACACCTCACGGGGCTATACAGGATGCGCGTACCGCGTCCAGCCTACGCGGCACGGGCCGGGGCACGCGTACGGCGCCGAGCGCCACACGTCGCTCCGCGGCACGGGACGACCCCTCGTGAGCGGCCCATTCTGCAGACAATCCGCAAACCCGCTCGACCGCCCGTGTCCTCGGCACGTGTCGGGGG from Streptomyces sp. DH-12 carries:
- a CDS encoding ABC transporter ATP-binding protein, translating into MIELEGLTKRYGEKVAVDNLTFTVRPGIVTGFLGPNGAGKSTTMRMILGLDHPTAGDVRIDGTSYDRLQDPLTDIGALLEAKGVHPGRSAYHHLLWLAQSNGIPERRVGEVLDTVGLTAVARKKAKGFSLGMGQRLGIAAALLGDPRILMFDEPVNGLDPEGIHWIRTLMKSLAEQGRTVFVSSHLMSEMALTADHLVVIGQGRLLADTSMAQFIERNSRSYVRVRTPQREALLDALHQGGVTAVDGADGTLEVDGTPAGRIGELAARNGVVLHELSPQQASLEDAFMQLTAESVEYHAHTGAPLPPQQWGESWRKGRA
- a CDS encoding ABC transporter ATP-binding protein; translated protein: MIEAVGLTKRYGDKTAVYDLSFQVRPGAVTGFLGPNGSGKSTTMRMILGLDNPTAGRVTICGHPYGKLPNAPRQVGALLDAKAVHGGRSARNHLLSLAQLSGIPARRVDEVLGVVGLHEVARRRSKGFSLGMGQRLGIAAALLGDPQVLLFDEPVNGLDPEGILWVRNLMKSLAAEGRTVFVSSHLMSEMALTADHLIVIGRGRLMADMSVKDFISANSADFARVRTPDTEPQQREKLSAAITEAGGHVLPEQDGALRVTGLPLPRISDIAHEHEVRLWELSPHQASLEEAYMRMTQGAVDYRSTTDQKEGLQQPLPPGAQPPVPVPGQGQPGWYAPPPPQQGGQPFAPPQAAPAGPYGAPASPGSAPGAPNPYAQPPQAPQSAPPAAPPAAAAAPPSAPTAEPTKSEEAR
- a CDS encoding ABC transporter permease subunit; its protein translation is MSTPQPPMPQSAAPEWQAAPGAAPSAPGPAYPTYTSPIPVVRAHLGHALASEWTKLKSVRSTLWTLGVFVALVVGIGLLTGALIMNADPDLGGESPLSLGFFGLLLGSMCLITLGVLTTASEYGTGMIRTTMVACPSRGRVLAAKAVVFFLVAFVTTLVCATLVGLLHVSLLEEYNAAEPTGEEWLKGTLGVSLYLALLGTLSLAVGSVVRHSAGAITIMIAAVLAPLVIALFMFSESLRDVQQALFEYSIPNQMSIFYANSLSQSGPSGWDPLWIMLAVTAAALAAAFALLRKRDV
- a CDS encoding ATP/GTP-binding protein, encoding MSPRRNRPKGAGSSGRSAEDDRSGRYGGWQSTEPWRGEDWSVRHVAGSSARGKSYRCPGCDQLIPDGVPHVVAWPEHAGADDRRHWHTSCWNAKDRRTTRVQRSRNAPRF
- a CDS encoding ABC transporter permease is translated as MTTAQVVRSEWTKIRSVASTVWTLSTAVIVTVALGMLISALARNEFDDLGERERLAFDPTFISFAGTSLGQLAMIVFGVLVVSNEYSTGMIRASLAAVPRRGVFLFSKLAVATALAFVVGMATSFATFFLGQLMLGDLKASIGDEGVLRAVIGGGLYMTLIALFSMGVAAMLRSPMLSLGVLMPFFFLISNILGNVSATEKVGRFLPDQAGSRIMQVVTPVDDDTPYGPWGGLGIMALWVIAAVIGGYVLLKRRDAQ